A DNA window from Pseudomonadota bacterium contains the following coding sequences:
- the leuD gene encoding 3-isopropylmalate dehydratase small subunit has product MEPITSLTSTTVVIADNDIDTDQIIPARFLTTTSRDGLAQGLFANWRYLADGSPNPDFILNQPAAEGAQILVAGNNVGCGSSREHAPWALLAEGFRAVLSSRIADIFRANSLKNGLLAIEVDEATHAALLGAPGATVSIDLAECTITVGGNDPVSFEIDGFARHCLMEGVDQLGFLLGQDDTISRFEAQHV; this is encoded by the coding sequence ATGGAACCGATCACTTCGCTCACCTCCACCACGGTGGTGATCGCCGACAACGACATCGACACGGACCAGATCATCCCGGCCCGCTTCCTCACCACCACCAGCCGGGACGGCCTGGCCCAGGGCCTGTTCGCCAACTGGCGCTACCTCGCCGATGGCTCGCCCAACCCGGACTTCATCCTGAACCAACCCGCCGCCGAGGGCGCGCAGATCCTGGTCGCGGGCAACAACGTCGGCTGCGGCTCCTCGCGCGAGCACGCCCCCTGGGCGCTACTGGCCGAAGGCTTTCGCGCCGTGCTCAGCTCGCGGATCGCCGATATCTTCCGCGCCAACTCGCTGAAGAACGGCCTGCTCGCCATCGAGGTGGACGAGGCCACGCACGCCGCCCTGCTGGGCGCGCCGGGCGCCACCGTGTCCATCGATCTCGCCGAGTGCACGATCACCGTGGGCGGCAATGACCCGGTGAGCTTCGAGATCGACGGCTTCGCCCGCCACTGCCTGATGGAGGGCGTCGACCAGCTAGGGTTCTTGCTGGGTCAAGACGATACGATCAGTCGCTTCGAGGCCCAACACGTATGA